In one window of Leptidea sinapis chromosome 9, ilLepSina1.1, whole genome shotgun sequence DNA:
- the LOC126966216 gene encoding mitochondrial nicotinamide adenine dinucleotide transporter SLC25A51, giving the protein MPCECDQDKMSEAQVLDKPVTNEGSVSVRMPTHAFSHHWKEFACGGGSAFCNILISYPLNKLIFRQMMHGVEATFALHQLKKEGLVFLYRGMLPPLLQRSLSMSLMFGIYDECLEPLLKYNVNPYVSKTIAGVVAGCFEATLMPFERIQTLLIHPKYHNQFNNTAHAAQHIAKFYGIKEFYRGLVPILLRNGPSNALFFIIRDEFRVRLPKQENMLYDGLQNFIAGASIGAFLSTLFYPLNVIKIGMQCELGGPHRTILYEFNYIMRKRGSKFGNLYRGALLNINRAFLSWGVINASYEVLRKLLYS; this is encoded by the exons ATGCCATGTGAGTGTGACCAAGACAAGATGTCTGAGGCCCAAGTCTTGGATAAGCCTGTTACCAATGAAGGCAGTGTGTCAGTTCGTATGCCCACTCATGCATTTTCTCATCATTGGAAGGAGTTTGCTTGTGGAGGGGGATCAGCATTCTGTAACATTCTCATTAGTTATCCCCTGAATAAGCTGATATTCAGACAG ATGATGCATGGGGTTGAAGCAACATTTGCCTTGCACCAACTTAAAAAAGAAGGCTTGGTTTTTCTCTACAGAGGAATGCTACCTCCACTATTACAGAGATCTTTGTCTATGTCTCTGATGTTTGGTATCTATGACGAATGTTTAGAACCATTACTTAAATACAATGTCAACCCATATGTCTCCAAAACTATAGCAGGTGTTGTAGCAGGATGTTTCGAAGCTACACTGATGCCTTTTGAACGAATACAAACCTTGCTAATACATCCAAAATATCATAATCAGTTTAATAACACAGCACATGCTGCACAACATATTGCAAAGTTTTATGGCATCAAAGAATTTTATAGAGGATTAGTACCCATATTACTGAGGAATGGACCATCTAATGcactattttttataattagagATGAATTTAGAGTAAGATTGCCTAAGCAGGAGAATATGCTATACGATGGGCTGCAAAATTTTATTGCTGGTGCTTCAATAGGGGCTTTTTTGAGTACACTGTTTTATCCCCTTAATGTGATTAAAATAGGTATGCAATGTGAGTTGGGGGGTCCTCatagaacaattttgtatgaGTTTAACTATATTATGAGAAAACGGGGCTCTAAGTTTGGCAACTTGTATCGTGGGGCTTTACTTAATATAAACCGTGCATTTCTCAGTTGGGGCGTTATAAATGCCTCATATGAGGTGCTTAGGAAGCTTTTATATTCCTAG